A single window of Rhodococcus jostii RHA1 DNA harbors:
- a CDS encoding FadR/GntR family transcriptional regulator, translated as MMFEPIARKSASTEVFDQITARVLGGDLAAGDALPSERRLAEAFGVSRPAIREAIQKLAQAGLVEVRQGDATSVRDFRQHGGPELLSQLLVRDGVPDWAVVRSVLEARRMIGVQVARLAAGRATDESGAALRDAVDHLASDSDPVAQQVGALAFWERVVDTADSIAFRLIFNSLRNAYEPTMTAMAAVMVAEVGRTDLYHQLAEAISAHDEVAAAQTATTLLDLGTAAVTSVIDALHQNDSEKDT; from the coding sequence ATGATGTTCGAGCCGATCGCGCGGAAATCCGCCTCCACCGAAGTCTTCGACCAGATCACCGCGCGTGTGCTGGGCGGCGACCTCGCCGCCGGCGATGCCCTGCCGAGCGAACGACGACTCGCCGAAGCGTTCGGGGTGTCCCGGCCCGCGATCCGAGAAGCGATCCAGAAGCTGGCCCAGGCCGGACTCGTCGAGGTCCGGCAGGGCGACGCCACCTCGGTCCGCGACTTCCGGCAGCACGGCGGGCCCGAACTGCTGTCCCAGCTGCTGGTCCGCGACGGCGTACCCGACTGGGCGGTGGTCCGCAGCGTTCTCGAGGCGCGGCGGATGATCGGTGTGCAGGTCGCCCGGCTCGCCGCGGGCCGGGCCACCGACGAGTCGGGTGCCGCTCTCCGCGACGCCGTGGATCATCTCGCCTCCGACAGCGACCCCGTCGCGCAGCAGGTCGGCGCCCTGGCCTTCTGGGAGCGCGTCGTCGACACGGCCGATTCCATCGCATTCCGGCTCATCTTCAACAGCCTCCGTAACGCTTACGAACCGACTATGACGGCGATGGCCGCCGTCATGGTCGCGGAAGTCGGCCGCACCGACCTGTACCACCAGCTGGCCGAGGCGATCTCCGCCCACGACGAAGTCGCCGCGGCACAGACCGCCACCACACTCCTCGACCTCGGCACGGCCGCCGTCACGTCCGTGATCGACGCACTGCACCAGAACGATTCGGAGAAGGACACATGA
- a CDS encoding sterol desaturase family protein, which yields MTTKPPADRRQRRSITLRDAADQFRRHPSPWMIGGMLVAAVAARLIVGDWQLTDAVLPLVMLAVFPFAEWVIHVGILHWKPRKVLGLTVDSLLARKHREHHVDPRDVPLVFIPWQTLTWLIPVLVAISLLAFPRTGLGLTFLVVLSILGVLYEWTHYLIHSDYKPNSRLYRAIWRNHRHHHYKNEHYWFTVTTSGTADRILGTDPDPESVEKSPTARNLHTVR from the coding sequence ATGACCACGAAACCTCCCGCAGATCGCCGCCAACGCAGGTCGATCACCCTCCGCGACGCCGCAGACCAGTTCCGTCGACACCCGTCCCCGTGGATGATCGGCGGCATGCTGGTCGCCGCGGTGGCCGCCCGCCTGATCGTCGGCGACTGGCAGCTGACCGATGCCGTGCTTCCGCTGGTGATGCTGGCCGTGTTCCCGTTCGCCGAATGGGTCATCCACGTCGGCATCCTGCACTGGAAACCCCGAAAGGTCCTGGGCCTGACCGTCGATTCGCTGCTCGCCCGGAAGCATCGCGAGCATCACGTCGACCCCCGGGACGTACCGCTGGTCTTCATCCCGTGGCAGACGCTGACGTGGCTGATTCCGGTTCTCGTGGCCATCTCGCTGCTCGCGTTCCCGCGCACCGGACTCGGACTGACGTTCCTGGTGGTGCTGAGCATTCTGGGCGTCCTCTACGAATGGACGCACTACCTCATCCACAGCGACTACAAGCCGAACTCCCGCCTGTACCGTGCGATCTGGCGCAACCACCGCCATCACCACTACAAGAACGAGCACTACTGGTTCACCGTCACCACGTCGGGAACCGCCGACCGGATCCTGGGCACCGACCCGGACCCCGAATCGGTCGAGAAGTCGCCCACCGCCCGCAACCTCCACACCGTGCGCTGA
- a CDS encoding lipase family protein — MTSSLGRRTGTVLAAALVLSLLGAPTPAAAQTAGGDPGAVVAATPLAPDARPPGVADATYVTYWTTGPMDEPALSTGAVLLPPGEAPPSGWPVVSWAHGTVGIADKCAPTVTGKLVGPYVQHWLDQGYAVVATDYVGLGTPGVHPYLDGPTEAHSVIDMVRAARTVTPSLSDRWVALGQSQGGHAALVAASMATTYAPELDFRGTVATGAPSNLENLAPLVGPGFPEVPLTGSTVFVAYALAGLRASRPDFDVDSYLTPLGVDVLNRVESLCYEEAAPQLDGISIGQLMSRPLDDPAVLGALRTTLGVPVRGYDRPLFIGQGLFDDVVPIPLAWKLTADLAANGQQFVFRTYPTGHLYTMPASLPDTSAFVRSLFG, encoded by the coding sequence ATGACGTCTTCACTCGGCCGCCGCACCGGAACGGTTCTCGCGGCGGCACTCGTACTGTCGCTCCTCGGCGCGCCCACCCCGGCGGCGGCACAGACTGCGGGCGGCGATCCGGGTGCGGTCGTCGCCGCGACGCCGCTGGCACCGGACGCGCGGCCGCCGGGCGTCGCCGACGCCACGTACGTCACCTATTGGACGACGGGGCCGATGGACGAACCCGCACTCAGCACCGGTGCGGTTCTCCTGCCCCCCGGTGAGGCGCCGCCCAGCGGGTGGCCCGTCGTGTCCTGGGCCCACGGGACGGTCGGCATCGCCGACAAGTGTGCGCCGACGGTGACGGGAAAGCTCGTCGGACCGTACGTCCAGCACTGGCTCGACCAGGGTTACGCCGTCGTCGCAACGGATTACGTCGGCCTCGGCACGCCCGGTGTGCACCCGTACCTCGACGGCCCGACGGAGGCGCACAGCGTGATCGACATGGTGCGCGCGGCGCGGACCGTCACGCCGTCCCTGTCCGATCGGTGGGTCGCCCTCGGTCAATCGCAAGGCGGCCATGCCGCTCTCGTCGCCGCGTCGATGGCCACCACGTACGCACCGGAACTCGACTTCCGCGGCACTGTCGCCACCGGCGCCCCGTCCAACCTGGAGAATCTCGCGCCACTCGTCGGCCCGGGTTTCCCGGAGGTGCCACTCACCGGGAGCACGGTGTTCGTGGCGTACGCGCTCGCCGGATTGCGGGCGTCACGGCCCGACTTCGACGTCGACAGCTACCTCACACCGCTCGGCGTCGACGTCCTGAATCGCGTCGAATCGCTCTGCTACGAGGAGGCAGCCCCGCAACTCGACGGCATCTCGATCGGACAGTTGATGTCCCGTCCCCTCGACGACCCGGCGGTCCTGGGGGCGCTGCGCACCACTCTGGGTGTGCCCGTGCGGGGCTACGACCGGCCGCTGTTCATCGGGCAGGGACTGTTCGACGACGTCGTCCCCATTCCTCTTGCCTGGAAACTGACGGCGGACCTCGCCGCGAACGGGCAGCAGTTCGTGTTCCGGACGTATCCGACCGGCCATCTCTACACCATGCCCGCGTCCCTGCCCGACACCAGTGCGTTCGTCCGAAGCCTCTTCGGCTAG
- a CDS encoding TetR/AcrR family transcriptional regulator C-terminal domain-containing protein codes for MQLRRGDVLDGAMAILDEFGLADLTMRRLATALGVQPGALYWHFPNKQTLLGALADKILEDVDAPVTAPGWDAEFTELAHRLRTALLAHRDGAELVSATYASRMTNSRVRESFAAVGLRSGLSREHAELSSYSLLYYVLGHTVDEQSRAQMESAGALTRAALSPDAPQSPIAAYDEDLLDGDPAVRFDFGLSLFVDGIRARLKDSAHRP; via the coding sequence GTGCAGTTGCGACGCGGCGACGTACTCGACGGCGCAATGGCCATCCTCGACGAGTTCGGCCTCGCCGACCTCACGATGCGCAGACTCGCGACGGCTCTCGGCGTGCAGCCGGGTGCTCTGTACTGGCATTTCCCCAACAAGCAGACCCTGCTCGGGGCGCTCGCCGACAAGATCCTCGAAGACGTCGACGCCCCGGTCACGGCCCCCGGGTGGGACGCGGAGTTCACCGAACTGGCCCACCGGCTCCGCACCGCGCTGCTCGCCCACCGCGACGGCGCCGAACTGGTTTCCGCCACGTACGCGTCGCGCATGACCAACTCCCGGGTCCGGGAAAGCTTCGCAGCAGTCGGCCTGCGGTCCGGACTGTCCCGCGAACACGCGGAACTGTCGTCGTACTCGCTGCTGTACTACGTCCTCGGCCACACGGTCGACGAGCAGTCGCGGGCGCAGATGGAGTCGGCAGGCGCCCTCACCCGGGCCGCCCTCTCCCCCGATGCGCCGCAGTCCCCGATCGCGGCGTACGACGAGGACCTCCTCGACGGCGATCCGGCGGTCCGGTTCGACTTCGGCCTGTCGCTGTTCGTCGACGGAATTCGCGCACGCTTGAAAGACTCCGCCCACCGCCCCTGA
- a CDS encoding fumarate reductase/succinate dehydrogenase flavoprotein subunit, with protein MTEVERHQYDVVVIGAGGAGLRAVIEAREQGLSVAVVCKSLFGKAHTVMAEGGCAAAMGNANEKDTWQTHFQDTMRGGKFLNNWRMAELHAREAPDRVWELETYGALFDRTPDGRISQRNFGGHTYPRLAHVGDRTGLELIRTMQQKIVSLQQEDFAATGDYEARIKIFAECTISELTKDGDRISGAFGYWRESGRFVLFEAPAVVMATGGIGKSFKVTSNSWEYTGDGHALALRAGANLINMEFVQFHPTGMVWPPSVKGILVTEGVRGDGGVLKNSEGERFMFSYIPPVFKGQYAETEEEADGWYKDSDNNRRTPDLLPRDEVARAINSEVKAGRQTPHGGVYLDIASRMPADEIVRRLPSMYHQFKELADVDITKEQMEVGPTCHYVMGGIEVDPDSGSSSVAGLFAAGECSGGMHGSNRLGGNSLSDLLVFGRRAGLGAAEYVKSLQDRPVVSADAVDAAARMLLSPFDPAVGEGGTTENPYTLHTELQQTMNDLVGIIRKEDEIVRALEKLTEIKGRIGGVEVEGHRQFNPGWHLAVDLRNMVLVSECVAQAALLRTESRGGHTRDDHPSMEAEWRNTLLVCSVVGDMSAHPDSVVPDVTVTREPQLPMRAELLELFDIDELAKYYTDAELAEHPGRKA; from the coding sequence ATGACGGAAGTCGAACGGCACCAGTACGATGTCGTGGTCATCGGTGCCGGCGGCGCCGGTCTGCGAGCGGTCATCGAGGCCCGGGAACAGGGCCTGTCCGTCGCCGTCGTCTGCAAGTCGCTGTTCGGCAAGGCGCACACGGTCATGGCGGAGGGTGGCTGCGCCGCCGCGATGGGAAACGCCAACGAGAAGGACACGTGGCAGACCCATTTCCAGGACACGATGCGCGGCGGCAAGTTCCTCAACAACTGGCGAATGGCCGAACTGCACGCCCGCGAGGCTCCCGACCGGGTGTGGGAACTCGAGACGTACGGGGCCCTGTTCGACCGGACCCCCGACGGCCGGATCAGCCAGCGTAACTTCGGCGGTCACACGTATCCGCGGCTCGCGCACGTCGGTGACCGCACCGGACTCGAACTGATCCGCACCATGCAGCAGAAGATCGTGTCGCTGCAGCAGGAAGATTTCGCCGCCACCGGCGACTACGAGGCCCGGATCAAGATCTTCGCCGAATGCACCATCTCCGAGCTGACCAAGGACGGCGACCGGATCTCGGGTGCCTTCGGATACTGGCGCGAGAGTGGACGTTTCGTCCTGTTCGAGGCACCGGCCGTCGTGATGGCCACCGGCGGGATCGGCAAGTCGTTCAAGGTGACGTCGAATTCGTGGGAGTACACCGGCGACGGTCACGCCCTCGCCCTGCGCGCGGGCGCCAACCTCATCAACATGGAGTTCGTGCAGTTCCACCCCACCGGCATGGTGTGGCCGCCCAGCGTCAAGGGCATCCTCGTGACGGAAGGCGTCCGCGGCGACGGCGGGGTCCTGAAGAACTCCGAGGGCGAGCGGTTCATGTTCTCGTACATCCCGCCGGTCTTCAAAGGCCAGTACGCGGAGACCGAGGAAGAGGCCGACGGCTGGTACAAGGATTCCGACAACAACCGGCGCACACCGGATCTCCTGCCCCGCGACGAGGTGGCCCGGGCCATCAACTCCGAGGTCAAGGCCGGACGGCAGACCCCGCACGGCGGCGTGTACCTCGACATCGCCTCACGGATGCCCGCCGACGAGATCGTCCGGCGGCTGCCCTCGATGTACCACCAGTTCAAGGAACTCGCCGACGTCGACATCACCAAGGAGCAGATGGAGGTCGGGCCCACCTGCCATTACGTGATGGGGGGCATCGAAGTCGACCCCGACAGCGGATCGTCCAGCGTCGCGGGTCTGTTCGCCGCGGGGGAGTGTTCGGGCGGGATGCACGGTTCCAACCGGCTCGGGGGCAACTCGCTGTCCGACCTTCTCGTGTTCGGGCGCCGCGCCGGACTGGGGGCGGCGGAGTATGTGAAGTCGCTGCAGGACCGGCCGGTCGTGTCCGCGGACGCCGTCGATGCGGCGGCGCGGATGTTGTTGTCGCCGTTCGATCCCGCGGTCGGGGAGGGCGGCACGACCGAGAACCCGTACACGCTGCACACCGAACTGCAGCAGACCATGAACGACCTCGTCGGCATCATCCGGAAGGAAGACGAGATCGTGCGTGCCCTGGAGAAGCTCACGGAGATCAAGGGCCGCATCGGGGGCGTGGAGGTGGAGGGGCACCGCCAGTTCAACCCGGGATGGCACCTCGCCGTCGACCTGCGGAACATGGTGCTGGTCAGCGAATGCGTGGCCCAGGCGGCGCTGCTGCGCACGGAAAGTCGCGGCGGGCACACCCGAGACGACCACCCGAGCATGGAGGCGGAGTGGCGCAACACCCTGCTGGTGTGCAGCGTGGTCGGCGACATGTCCGCGCATCCCGATTCGGTGGTGCCGGACGTCACCGTCACCCGCGAACCCCAGCTCCCGATGCGCGCAGAGCTGTTGGAGCTCTTCGACATCGACGAACTGGCGAAGTACTACACCGACGCCGAACTCGCGGAACACCCGGGAAGGAAGGCCTGA
- the bioD gene encoding dethiobiotin synthase, whose translation MSILVVTGTSTDVGKTVVTAALAAAAREAGLSVAVCKPAQTGVAPGGPGDLAEVTRLSGVTAVVELARYPEPLAPDTAARRSGLPMLRCADVVETVRALDDGHDLVLVEGAGGLLVRLGAEGFTLVDLARALDAPAVVVAAAGLGTLNHTELTIRALSAAGLACAGTVIGSWPDEPGLAERCNLDDLPAVTGVDVVGSVPAGSGRLASASFGAAASTWFDSTWLKSTLTRL comes from the coding sequence GTGAGCATCCTGGTGGTCACCGGCACGTCGACGGACGTCGGCAAGACGGTGGTCACGGCGGCGCTGGCGGCGGCTGCACGTGAGGCGGGCCTGTCCGTGGCGGTGTGCAAGCCCGCGCAGACCGGCGTCGCGCCGGGCGGGCCGGGTGATCTGGCCGAGGTGACCAGACTGTCCGGTGTCACGGCGGTGGTGGAGCTGGCCCGCTATCCCGAACCACTCGCCCCCGACACCGCGGCCCGGCGCAGTGGCCTGCCGATGCTGCGGTGCGCCGACGTCGTCGAGACGGTCCGTGCGCTCGATGACGGGCACGATCTGGTGCTCGTCGAGGGTGCAGGCGGCCTGCTGGTGCGGCTGGGCGCCGAGGGCTTCACGCTCGTCGATCTCGCGCGCGCCCTCGACGCACCGGCTGTGGTGGTCGCCGCGGCAGGCCTCGGCACGCTCAACCACACCGAGCTCACGATCCGGGCACTGTCGGCGGCCGGTCTCGCCTGCGCCGGAACGGTGATCGGGTCGTGGCCGGACGAGCCCGGGCTCGCCGAGCGGTGCAATCTCGACGACCTGCCCGCCGTGACGGGAGTCGACGTCGTCGGCTCGGTGCCCGCGGGCAGCGGACGCCTCGCCTCCGCGTCGTTCGGCGCGGCCGCATCCACGTGGTTCGACAGCACCTGGCTGAAGTCGACGCTCACGCGGCTCTGA
- a CDS encoding 8-amino-7-oxononanoate synthase → MPWVSTDRTFTTWLDDVEDQRRAAGLRRELRPRTPGNALIDLASNDYLGLVRHPEVLHGAMTALRRWGAGATGSRLVTGSTTEHELLETELAEFVGAEAGLVFSSGYTANLGAVTALSGAGSLIVSDAGSHASLVDACRLSRARVAVAPHSDLDFVRSALATRPEERALVVTDSVFSADGDLAPLVDLHRVCRDHGAFLVVDEAHGVGVRGAGGRGLVHEVGLAGEPDIVVTATLSKSLASQGGAVLASEKVRAHLVDAARTFIFDTGLAPAAVGAARAALAVLRREPHRAESVLNRARDLARFTGAGTPESAVVSVILGDPQRAVDAAAACREQGLHVGCFRPPSVPEGTSRLRLTARATLDEGELSRIEAVLADVLAGASA, encoded by the coding sequence GTGCCGTGGGTGAGTACCGACCGCACCTTCACCACCTGGCTCGACGACGTCGAGGACCAGCGGCGCGCCGCGGGACTGCGCCGCGAGTTGCGTCCACGCACGCCCGGCAACGCGCTGATCGATCTGGCGTCCAACGACTACCTCGGACTCGTACGGCACCCGGAGGTGCTGCACGGCGCGATGACCGCGCTGCGCCGCTGGGGCGCGGGGGCCACCGGCTCGCGTCTGGTCACGGGATCGACCACCGAACACGAACTCCTCGAAACCGAACTCGCCGAGTTCGTCGGCGCCGAGGCCGGGCTGGTGTTCTCGTCCGGGTACACGGCGAATCTCGGTGCCGTCACCGCACTGTCCGGCGCCGGATCGCTGATCGTCTCCGACGCGGGCAGCCACGCGTCGCTGGTCGACGCGTGCCGGCTGTCCCGGGCCCGCGTGGCCGTCGCACCGCACTCCGATCTCGACTTCGTCCGCAGCGCACTGGCCACCCGGCCGGAGGAGCGGGCGCTGGTCGTCACCGACTCGGTGTTCAGCGCGGACGGGGATCTCGCACCCCTCGTCGACCTCCACCGGGTGTGCCGCGACCACGGCGCGTTCCTCGTCGTGGACGAGGCGCACGGTGTCGGAGTCCGCGGCGCAGGGGGCCGCGGACTCGTGCACGAGGTGGGTCTCGCGGGCGAACCCGACATCGTCGTCACGGCCACGCTGTCGAAGTCGCTGGCCAGCCAGGGCGGTGCGGTGCTGGCGTCGGAGAAGGTGCGCGCGCATCTCGTCGACGCCGCGCGCACGTTCATCTTCGATACCGGCCTCGCCCCCGCGGCCGTCGGTGCGGCACGGGCGGCGCTCGCCGTTCTGCGGCGTGAACCCCACCGTGCGGAGTCCGTCCTGAACCGTGCGCGGGATCTCGCCCGGTTCACCGGCGCCGGGACACCCGAGTCCGCCGTCGTCTCCGTCATTCTCGGCGACCCGCAACGCGCCGTCGACGCGGCCGCCGCCTGCCGGGAACAGGGCTTGCACGTCGGCTGCTTCCGGCCCCCGTCGGTGCCCGAAGGCACGTCGCGTCTGCGGCTCACCGCCCGAGCGACGCTCGATGAGGGCGAACTGTCGCGGATCGAAGCCGTGCTGGCGGACGTCCTGGCGGGAGCGTCGGCGTGA
- a CDS encoding VOC family protein — MADATIGSILLASTHPDRLRDWYTAAFSPKVERTPGEPGYDVLDFDGFYIMLDRRDDVGDTNPEPGRILLNVEVTDARAAADRIDELGATWLSPLEDRDGSWFGTAVDPDGNYVQIIQLSAQARAEMS; from the coding sequence ATGGCCGACGCCACGATCGGAAGCATCCTGCTCGCCAGCACTCACCCCGACCGACTACGGGACTGGTACACCGCCGCGTTCTCGCCGAAGGTCGAACGCACCCCCGGCGAACCGGGCTACGACGTCCTCGACTTCGACGGCTTCTACATCATGCTCGACCGGCGCGACGATGTCGGCGACACGAACCCCGAACCCGGCCGCATACTCCTCAACGTCGAGGTCACCGACGCCCGCGCCGCAGCAGACCGGATCGACGAACTCGGCGCGACGTGGTTGTCCCCGCTCGAGGATCGTGACGGCAGCTGGTTCGGCACCGCCGTGGACCCCGACGGCAACTACGTCCAGATCATCCAGCTCAGCGCGCAGGCGCGGGCCGAGATGTCCTGA
- a CDS encoding VOC family protein: MLSNARAFSGFAVDDIAAAKSFYTDTLGLEVTEEEMGLLGLHLPKGPVVLIYPKPDHTPATFTILNFAVDDVEKAVDALTERGVRFLRYDGFDQDDKAIMRGNGPDIAWFTDPAGNVLSVLADS; the protein is encoded by the coding sequence ATGTTGAGCAATGCGCGAGCATTCAGCGGGTTCGCCGTCGACGACATCGCCGCGGCCAAGTCCTTCTACACCGACACCCTGGGCCTCGAGGTCACCGAGGAGGAGATGGGACTGCTGGGCCTGCATCTCCCGAAGGGGCCGGTGGTGCTGATCTATCCCAAGCCCGACCACACGCCGGCGACGTTCACGATCCTGAATTTCGCCGTGGACGACGTCGAGAAGGCCGTCGACGCGCTCACCGAACGTGGGGTCCGGTTCCTGCGGTACGACGGTTTCGATCAGGACGACAAGGCAATCATGCGCGGCAACGGTCCCGACATCGCGTGGTTCACCGACCCCGCGGGCAACGTGCTGTCGGTGCTCGCCGACTCCTGA
- a CDS encoding succinate dehydrogenase/fumarate reductase iron-sulfur subunit: protein MGYDARFRVWRGDADGGALQDYSIPVNEGEVVLDIIHRLQATQTPDLAVRWNCKAGKCGSCSAEINGQPRLLCMTRMSTFTEDEVVTVTPLRAFPVIRDLVTDVSFNYAKAREIPSFTPPPGLGPGEYRMQQIDVERSQEFRKCIECFLCQNTCHVIRDHDDNKPAFSGPRFFIRVAELEMHPLDTADRRDAAQEEFGLGLCNITKCCTEVCPEGIKITDNAIIPMKERVVDRRYDPIVWLGNKLFRRG, encoded by the coding sequence ATGGGTTACGACGCGCGGTTCCGGGTCTGGCGCGGCGACGCCGACGGCGGCGCGCTCCAGGACTACTCCATCCCCGTCAACGAAGGTGAGGTGGTGCTCGACATCATCCACCGGTTGCAGGCGACGCAGACGCCGGACCTGGCGGTGCGATGGAACTGCAAGGCGGGCAAGTGCGGTTCGTGTTCCGCCGAGATCAACGGCCAGCCACGGCTGCTGTGCATGACGCGGATGTCGACGTTCACGGAAGACGAGGTGGTGACGGTCACGCCGTTGCGTGCGTTCCCGGTCATCCGGGATCTCGTCACCGACGTGTCGTTCAACTATGCGAAGGCGCGGGAGATCCCGTCGTTCACCCCGCCGCCGGGGCTCGGACCGGGTGAGTACCGGATGCAGCAGATCGACGTCGAGCGGTCGCAGGAATTCCGCAAGTGCATCGAGTGCTTCCTCTGCCAGAACACCTGTCACGTGATCCGTGACCACGACGACAACAAGCCGGCGTTCTCCGGCCCCCGCTTCTTCATCCGCGTCGCCGAACTGGAGATGCATCCACTCGACACGGCCGACCGTCGTGACGCGGCGCAGGAAGAGTTCGGTCTCGGGCTCTGCAACATCACCAAGTGCTGCACCGAGGTGTGCCCCGAGGGGATAAAGATCACCGACAACGCCATCATCCCGATGAAGGAGCGGGTGGTCGACCGCCGGTACGACCCCATCGTCTGGTTGGGCAACAAGCTTTTTCGCCGCGGTTAG
- a CDS encoding adenosylmethionine--8-amino-7-oxononanoate transaminase produces MTSPSLSVDDITSLDASLLWHPYGAFPASTTPLVVAEASGTRLTLADGRELVDGMSSWWAAVHGYRHPVLDAAATAQLGRMSHVMFGGLTHEPAARLAQLLVEITPDGLDKVFLADSGSVSVEVAVKMCLQYWRSRGRPERHRLLTWRGGYHGDTFAPMSVCDPDGGMHSLWTDVLARQVFAGPPPREFDPRYVAEFEHLVASHTDELAAVIVEPVVQGAGGMRFHDPRYLSELRRICDEHGLLLVFDEIATGFGRTGELFAADHAGARPDIMCVGKALTGGYMTLAATLCSTDVAETISAGDAGGLMHGPTFMANPLACAVAVASIELLLSRDWRAEVEGVRRELESGLAPARELPGVRDVRVLGAIGVIELAEPVDMRAATDAAVAAGVWLRPFRNLIYAMPPYVCTTGDVRKITAGMLAAARSSTPGR; encoded by the coding sequence GTGACCTCCCCGAGCCTGTCCGTCGACGACATCACGTCCCTCGATGCCTCGCTGCTCTGGCATCCGTACGGCGCCTTCCCCGCCTCGACCACCCCGCTCGTGGTGGCCGAGGCGAGCGGGACGCGCCTCACTCTCGCCGACGGACGCGAACTCGTCGACGGCATGAGTTCGTGGTGGGCCGCGGTCCACGGCTACCGGCATCCCGTCCTGGACGCGGCGGCGACGGCGCAGCTCGGGCGGATGAGTCACGTGATGTTCGGCGGGCTCACCCACGAACCGGCCGCGCGGCTCGCCCAGCTGCTCGTCGAGATCACCCCGGACGGACTCGACAAGGTGTTCCTCGCCGATTCCGGTTCGGTGTCCGTCGAGGTCGCCGTCAAGATGTGCCTGCAGTACTGGCGCAGTCGCGGCAGGCCGGAGCGGCACCGGCTGCTCACCTGGCGCGGCGGGTATCACGGCGACACGTTCGCCCCGATGAGCGTCTGCGACCCGGACGGCGGCATGCACTCCCTGTGGACGGACGTCCTGGCACGGCAGGTCTTCGCCGGACCCCCGCCCCGCGAATTCGACCCGCGATACGTCGCGGAGTTCGAGCACCTGGTGGCCTCGCACACCGACGAACTGGCGGCCGTCATCGTCGAACCGGTGGTGCAGGGAGCCGGTGGCATGCGCTTCCACGACCCCCGGTACCTGTCGGAGCTGCGGCGGATCTGCGACGAGCACGGGCTGCTGCTGGTGTTCGACGAGATCGCGACCGGTTTCGGCCGCACCGGCGAACTGTTCGCCGCGGACCACGCCGGCGCCCGCCCCGACATCATGTGCGTCGGCAAGGCCCTCACCGGCGGGTATATGACCCTCGCCGCGACGCTCTGTTCCACCGACGTCGCCGAGACCATCAGCGCCGGGGACGCCGGCGGGCTGATGCACGGTCCCACGTTCATGGCCAACCCGCTCGCCTGCGCCGTCGCTGTGGCGTCGATCGAACTCCTGCTGTCGCGCGACTGGCGAGCCGAGGTCGAGGGTGTGCGCCGCGAGCTCGAATCGGGGCTCGCGCCGGCCCGGGAACTCCCCGGCGTCCGGGACGTCCGGGTGCTCGGCGCGATCGGTGTGATCGAACTCGCCGAACCCGTCGACATGCGGGCCGCCACCGACGCCGCGGTGGCCGCCGGGGTCTGGTTGCGGCCCTTCCGGAACCTGATCTACGCGATGCCGCCGTACGTGTGCACCACCGGCGACGTGCGGAAGATCACAGCCGGAATGCTTGCTGCCGCACGGAGCTCCACCCCGGGCCGATAG